The region GCGGGATGAAGGAATACGAGATCGGCTTCGACGGCTTCACCGTTCCGGCCGAAAACCTGCTGGGCGGGGTCGAGGGGCAGGGCTTCAAGCAGCTGATGGCCACCTTCGAGAGCGCCCGCATCCAGACCGCCGCCCGCGCCATCGGCGTCGCCCAGTCGGCCATGGAGACCGGGCTGACCTACGCCCTCGACCGCAAGCAGTTCGGCAAGGCGATCTTCGAGTTTCCGCGGGTCCACAACAAGCTGGCCATGATGGCGGCCGAGATCATGGGCGTGCGGCAGCTGACCTATTTCGCCGCCCGGCGGAAGGATGACGGCGAGCGCTGCGACCTCGAAGCCGGCATGGCCAAACTGATCGCCGCCCGTGTCGCCTGGGCCGCCGCCGACAACGCCCTGCAGATTCACGGCGGCAACGGCTTCGCCATGGAGTACGCCGCCAGCCGCCTGCTGGCCGACGCGCGCATCCTGAACATCTTCGAAGGTGCGGGAGAGATCCAGGCCCAGGTCATCGCCCGGCGCCTGCTGGAGGACTAGTTCGACTTGGCGGCGAAGCCTCGGGCGATCAGCTGGATCTGGCGGTCGAGCAGGCCCATGACCTGCTCGGCGTCCGCGCCTCGGGCCGCCATGCGGAAGTTCCAGGCATAGGCGCCCGCGACGGTGTCGACGATCAGGTCGATGTCGGCGTCAGACGCCACATCGCCGCGCTCCACGCCGTCGAGCAGCACCTGGCGCATATGGCCCAGCAGCCGCTGATTGTGCCCGAATGGCCGCGCGCCGGGCGCGGGATAGGGATCGAAGGACAGGCCGATATGGGCCAGCATGACCTTCAGTCTCTGGGACTCGAAACTGAAGATGATCCGCATGAGGGCCACCAGGCGCTCGGGCGTCGATCCGGTCAGTTCCGGGGCGCGCTGATCGAGCTCCTGATAGAGCCCCTCTTCGGCCCAGTCATAGACGACGTGTTGCAGCACCTCGGCCTTGGAGGAAAAGGTGGTGAAGACGCCACCGATCGACACGCCCGCCCGTTCGGCGATAACGCGGATGGTGGCGTCTTCATACCCGATCTCAGCGAAGAGCTCGCGGGCGGCCTTCAGAACCTTCTGGCGCGTGGCCAGCTTCTGGGCCTTACGGATGCCGACGGGCTCGTCCATGGGCCTTAGGGGCGAGCGCCCCGCAGCAGCATGCTGAGCTGCGTGGACAGGCGGGCCATCAGTTGGTCGAAGCCCAGCTCGTCGAACACGGCGCGGCGGTAGTTGACCAGATAGAGGTCCCACACCGTCTCCAGCATCAGCGACAGATCGACGGTCTTGGCGATCTCGCCGTCGGCCACACCGCGTTGCAGGGCGCTCTGCACCAGATCCAGCAGCGGCTTGAGGGCCATGCGGTGCTGGGTCTCGTTGTTCTGGTCGCGCGTCCACGAGGCCGACACGATGGCCTGAACCATCGGCAGCTGACGCAGATAGAGGCGATAGCCGGCGCCGAACATGTCCAGCAGCGCGCGCTCGACGCCAGCGGCGTTGGACGCGGCCGTGGCCATCTGCTCGTGCAGCAGCTCCAGGTCGCTCTTGATGATCGCGTCGAACAGCTCGCTCTTGTCGGCGAAGTTGGCGAACACCGCGCCCGTCGACATGCCGGCGGCCTGCGCGATGTCGCGGATGGTGGCGCCTTCATAGCCGCGCTGGATGAACAGCGTGCGGGCGGCCTCTAGAACCTTCTCGCGCGTGCGCTGCTTGGCGATCGTGCGGCGGTTGACCTTGACCTGCGGAGCTTCGGAGTCCGCTTCGATGGTGAGGGGTTCGTAGCTCATGCGGCGAAGACGAGCGCGAAACGGCCCGCGTCCAGGAGGAGGTTCATATCTCTGCTTTTATCCTTGGCGGCCGGTTTGATCCCGACCCGTTCAGCCCCACAGCCAAGCCAAGAAATAGCACCTCAGAGCAATATTCGCAAACTTCATCGAACATGTTCTCCCAAATTAGTCGAACACGTTCTCTGAAATTTGGGGCGCAACCTCGTGGCGCCGGCGGGAGCGGCGCAGTAGCATGACGCAATGGACACGCTTTTCCTCATCCTCGTCCCGATCGCGCTGCTGGCGGTGCTCGGCGCCCTGGGCCTCGGGCTCTATTCCATGGCGCGCGGCGGCGCGGGCTCGCCGGAGCGCTCAAACAAGCTGATGCAGCTTCGCGTGGTCCTGCAGGCGGTGGCCATCGCCGTCGTCCTGGCCGCGGTCTGGATCAAGAGCCGCTAGGCCGTGGTCACCCTCAACCGCATCTACACTCGCACCGGCGACAAGGGCATGACCCGACTGTCCACGGGCGCTCCAGTCAGCAAGGCCTCCTTGCGGGTGGAAACCTATGGCGCGGTGGACGAGACCAACGCCTGCCTGGGATTGGTTCGGCTGCATACCGCCCAGGACCCCGTGCTCGACCCGATTCTTGGCCGCATCCAGAACGAACTCTTCGACCTGGGCGCGGACCTCGCCACGCCGGAACAGCATGGCAAGCCCGACTGGGAGCCGCTGCGCATTCTCGACAGCCAGGTCACCCGGCTGGAGAGCGAGATTGACGAACTGAACGCGGCCCTGTCGCCGCTGAACTCTTTTGTCCTGCCCGGCGGGTCCGCGGCGGCGGCCTATCTGCATCAGGCCCGCACGGTCTGCCGGCGGGCGGAACGGCTATGCGTCGCGCTGATGGCCGAGCCGGGCGAGATCGTCAGCGAGCCGGCGTTGAAATACCTCAACCGCCTGTCGGACTTGCTGTTCGTCGCCTCCCGCCACGCCAATGACGGCGGCGCGGGTGACGTGCTCTGGCGTCCCGGCGCGACGCGCTAGGGCCTACTTCTTCGGCGGCGTGGCCGGCGTGGGCTCGGCGGCCGGAGCAGCGGCGGCCTTGGGCGGAGCGTTCTCCGGCGCGTTCGGATCTTCCGGCACGAACGGCTTATTGGGCCGCCCGGTGATCATATAGAGCGGCACCGGCACCGCGCAGGTGCGCGTCGAGCCATCCCACCAGTTGCCCTTGCTCTCGCAGCGTTGCGACGGCCAGACCCAGAAGGAGTGGTAGATCACCACGACGACGCAGCTGACCGCGAAAACGGCCAGGAAGAAGATCTTCAAGCGATAGAGGAACCGGTTCATGGGTCCCGCCTTTAGTCGCCCAAGGCGCGTATTTCTAGGGGCGAAGCGCCGCGGACGCCCCTCTTTCCCGACAAACCTGACGTTGACGCTAACGGAAGCTTGCAATGCGCGCCGGAGGCTTTAATTCCCGTTGGGAACGCAGGAACGCTTAGTCAGACAAAGAGGCTGAACCCGATGAAGGTGCTGGTCCCGGTCAAACGGGTGATCGACTACAACGTCAAGGCGCGGGTCAAACCCGACCAGACCGGCGTTGATCTCGCCAACGTCAAGATGTCCATGAACCCCTTCGACGAGATCGGGGTCGAGGAAGCCGTCCGCCTGAAAGAGAAAGGCGCGGTCGAAGAGATCGTCGTCGTCTCCATCGGCCCGGCGCAGGCGCAGGAAACCATCCGCACGGCCCTGGCCATGGGCGCCGATCGCGGCATCCTGATCCAGACCGACGCCGACCCCGAGCCGCTGGCCGTCGCCAAGCTGCTCAAGGCTGTCATCGGCGAAGAAGCCCCCGGCTTCGTGGTCATGGGCAAGCAGGCCATCGACGGCGACAACAACGCCGTGGGCCAGATGCTGGCCGCCCTGCTCGACTGGCCGCAGGCGACCTTCGCCTCCAAGATCGAGCTGTCGGGCAAGTCCGCCAAGGTCACCCGTGAGGTGGACGGCGGCCTGCAGACCCTGGACGTGGACCTGCCGGCGGTGATCACCGCTGACCTGCGCCTCAACGAGCCGCGCTACGCGTCGCTGCCCAACATCATGAAGGCCAAGAAGAAGCCGATCGACGTCAAGGCCCCGGCCGACTACGGCGTCGACATCGCGCCGCGCCTCAAGGTCCTCAAGGTCACCGAGCCGGCCAAGCGCTCGGCCGGCATCAAGGTCGAGACCGCCTCTGACCTGGTCATGAAGCTGAAGAACGAAGCGGGGGTCCTCTAATGGCCGTTCTCGTCATCGCCGATCACCACGACGGCCTGGTGCGCGACACCACCAACAAGACCGTCACCGCGGCGCAAGCCTTCGGGGGCGACATCGACATCCTCGTCGCCGGCAAGGGCGTGGACGCCGCGGCCAAGGCCGCGGCCGGCATCGCCGGCGTGCGCAAGGTCCTGACCGCCGACAGCGACGCTCTGGGCCAAGGCCTGGCCGAGGCGTTCGAAGCCACCATCGTTCCCCTGGCCGCCGGCTACGACGCCGTGCTCATCCCCTCGACCTCGCAGGGCAAGAACATCGCGCCGCGCATCGCCGCCAAGCTCGACGTCTCGCTGATCAGCGACATCATCGAGGTGGTGGACGCCAAGACCTTCGTGCGTCCGATCTACGCCGGCAACGCGCTGGAGACCGTCCAGACCTCCGAGCCCAAGGTCATCGCCACCGTCCGCCCCACCGTCTTCAAGGCGGCGGCGGAAGGCGGCTCGGCCGCGATCGAAAAGGCGGACGCCGCCGGCGCCCCGGCCCACACCCGCTTCGTCTCCGAAGAGATGGTCAAGTCGGACCGCCCCGAGCTGGGCGCCGCCAAGATCGTCGTCTCGGGCGGTCGCGCCATGGGCTCGGCCGAGGAGTTCCAGCGCGTGATCGAGCCCCTGGCCGATCTGCTGGGCGCGGCTGTCGGCGCCTCGCGCGCCGCTGTCGACGCCGGCTATGCGCCGAACGACTACCAGGTCGGCCAGACCGGCAAGGTCGTCGCCCCGTCGCTGTACATCGCCGTCGGCATCTCGGGCGCCATCCAGCACCTGGCCGGGATGAAGGACTCCAAGGTCATCGTCGCCATCAACAAGGACGCCGACGCCCCGATCTTCCAGGTCGCCGACTACGGCCTGGTGGCGGACTACAAGACCGCCATCCCCGAACTGACCGAGGCCCTCAAGGCCGCCGGCAAGTAAGACCGCTCCGCACAGGAGACGCCAAGGCCCCGGAAGGCGACTTCCGGGGCCTTTTGCGTGCGCGCCGCCCGCCTTGCCGACTCGGGCGAACAGCCGCACAAATCGTTAATGGCCCTTACGCCGCTCAATAACGCGTCCTTCCTGCGACACCCCGCCGGCCGACCGGACGGGGACGCCGCCGCGCGCGCCAACGAGCCCCCGGTCCAGGCCCGTGCGCCCGAGCCGCCAAAGGCCCCGCCGCCCTCCCAGACCGCCACGCCCGAGCAGCTGGCCCGCCAGCAGCAACGCGGCCTGACCGCCCTCAAGCCGCTGGAGGGCCCGGCTCCTGCCGAGACTCTCTACGCCACCGTGCGCGCCGGCGCCGATGTGGTGGCCGAGGTGAACAACAGCGGTTCCGTCACCTCGCGCGGGGCGGTCCTGTCCCTGGGCGGCGCCGACGAGCGCGGCCTGCTCGG is a window of Caulobacter sp. NIBR2454 DNA encoding:
- a CDS encoding electron transfer flavoprotein subunit beta/FixA family protein, producing the protein MKVLVPVKRVIDYNVKARVKPDQTGVDLANVKMSMNPFDEIGVEEAVRLKEKGAVEEIVVVSIGPAQAQETIRTALAMGADRGILIQTDADPEPLAVAKLLKAVIGEEAPGFVVMGKQAIDGDNNAVGQMLAALLDWPQATFASKIELSGKSAKVTREVDGGLQTLDVDLPAVITADLRLNEPRYASLPNIMKAKKKPIDVKAPADYGVDIAPRLKVLKVTEPAKRSAGIKVETASDLVMKLKNEAGVL
- a CDS encoding TetR/AcrR family transcriptional regulator — encoded protein: MDEPVGIRKAQKLATRQKVLKAARELFAEIGYEDATIRVIAERAGVSIGGVFTTFSSKAEVLQHVVYDWAEEGLYQELDQRAPELTGSTPERLVALMRIIFSFESQRLKVMLAHIGLSFDPYPAPGARPFGHNQRLLGHMRQVLLDGVERGDVASDADIDLIVDTVAGAYAWNFRMAARGADAEQVMGLLDRQIQLIARGFAAKSN
- a CDS encoding cob(I)yrinic acid a,c-diamide adenosyltransferase; its protein translation is MVTLNRIYTRTGDKGMTRLSTGAPVSKASLRVETYGAVDETNACLGLVRLHTAQDPVLDPILGRIQNELFDLGADLATPEQHGKPDWEPLRILDSQVTRLESEIDELNAALSPLNSFVLPGGSAAAAYLHQARTVCRRAERLCVALMAEPGEIVSEPALKYLNRLSDLLFVASRHANDGGAGDVLWRPGATR
- a CDS encoding twin transmembrane helix small protein is translated as MDTLFLILVPIALLAVLGALGLGLYSMARGGAGSPERSNKLMQLRVVLQAVAIAVVLAAVWIKSR
- a CDS encoding TetR/AcrR family transcriptional regulator, which translates into the protein MSYEPLTIEADSEAPQVKVNRRTIAKQRTREKVLEAARTLFIQRGYEGATIRDIAQAAGMSTGAVFANFADKSELFDAIIKSDLELLHEQMATAASNAAGVERALLDMFGAGYRLYLRQLPMVQAIVSASWTRDQNNETQHRMALKPLLDLVQSALQRGVADGEIAKTVDLSLMLETVWDLYLVNYRRAVFDELGFDQLMARLSTQLSMLLRGARP
- a CDS encoding electron transfer flavoprotein subunit alpha/FixB family protein codes for the protein MAVLVIADHHDGLVRDTTNKTVTAAQAFGGDIDILVAGKGVDAAAKAAAGIAGVRKVLTADSDALGQGLAEAFEATIVPLAAGYDAVLIPSTSQGKNIAPRIAAKLDVSLISDIIEVVDAKTFVRPIYAGNALETVQTSEPKVIATVRPTVFKAAAEGGSAAIEKADAAGAPAHTRFVSEEMVKSDRPELGAAKIVVSGGRAMGSAEEFQRVIEPLADLLGAAVGASRAAVDAGYAPNDYQVGQTGKVVAPSLYIAVGISGAIQHLAGMKDSKVIVAINKDADAPIFQVADYGLVADYKTAIPELTEALKAAGK